A window of bacterium contains these coding sequences:
- a CDS encoding T9SS type A sorting domain-containing protein, with protein MRRKVVTAMVLTGWFLLSLTALNVYSQEPDTLDVPQGYETLNRAIQGDTSATGGPKNLNRVYRLERGGYYLLNGILKGIQAAPLRVVAAKGSGPRPMLIPAVTESGSAGNAFQPGGDIEVRGLYVSGIDNLGNQAGKNMFRCDGKKARIIIDDCFLDHEAQTLIRMNAEGQKLLLTNSTLRNSILLANPSNGRIIDTRSNTQDSILIQNCTLYLCSHFPLEGSGVIHNLIFDHNTFYELGGRFRTERMVHGIITNNLFMDCDFEGSVYDSTLVSSDSTRDECVTIDSLKSTLAAETDRVIRIAHNVCGYSPEITAMLNSVDHRRTSVLFNLRTQAFIDRFPNMTAENNIVEYPALSDPPDPSVIAAYAHHRIITNFSNEGNPDPRADRNGMAALDADPASIGPAPDEFDFDYPSTAAAYTHAEGGFPVGDLNWFPDKKAQWQAWLTTGVTEFHAVHTPAIFTLQQNHPNPFNPGTTLSYQLQTAATVHLAIYNALGQWVTTLINQKRQSAGAYQISWNGLNEAGHQASNGVYICRLQADGQVQTRKMVMMK; from the coding sequence ATGAGACGAAAAGTTGTTACCGCCATGGTGTTGACGGGATGGTTCCTCCTGTCGTTGACTGCACTGAACGTTTACAGCCAGGAACCCGATACCTTGGATGTGCCGCAAGGATATGAAACGCTCAATCGGGCCATTCAGGGCGACACCTCGGCCACGGGCGGGCCGAAAAACCTGAACCGGGTGTACCGGCTGGAACGCGGCGGCTACTATCTGCTGAACGGCATCCTCAAAGGCATTCAAGCCGCTCCGCTTCGAGTTGTGGCGGCCAAAGGCAGCGGCCCCAGGCCGATGCTCATTCCTGCTGTGACTGAATCCGGATCTGCCGGCAACGCCTTCCAGCCCGGCGGCGACATCGAGGTGCGGGGATTGTACGTGTCGGGCATCGATAACCTCGGTAATCAGGCCGGCAAAAACATGTTCCGCTGCGATGGTAAAAAAGCGCGCATCATCATCGATGACTGCTTTTTGGATCATGAAGCCCAAACCCTCATCCGCATGAACGCCGAAGGCCAGAAACTTTTGCTCACCAATTCGACGCTGCGCAATTCCATACTGCTGGCCAATCCCAGCAATGGACGGATAATCGATACCCGCAGCAACACGCAGGACTCCATCTTAATCCAAAACTGCACTCTGTATCTCTGCAGCCATTTTCCGTTGGAAGGCAGCGGCGTCATCCATAATCTGATCTTTGATCATAACACCTTTTATGAACTCGGCGGCCGTTTCAGAACGGAACGGATGGTCCATGGGATTATCACCAATAATCTTTTTATGGATTGCGACTTTGAGGGAAGCGTCTACGACTCGACGCTTGTCAGCTCAGACAGCACCAGAGATGAATGCGTCACCATCGACTCGCTGAAATCGACCCTGGCGGCGGAAACGGATCGCGTGATCCGTATCGCCCATAATGTCTGCGGCTATTCCCCGGAGATAACGGCCATGCTGAACAGCGTCGACCATCGAAGAACTTCGGTGCTGTTCAACCTGAGAACGCAAGCCTTCATCGATCGGTTTCCCAACATGACGGCTGAGAACAACATCGTTGAATATCCGGCGCTGTCCGATCCGCCGGATCCGTCCGTGATCGCCGCATATGCGCACCATCGCATTATCACCAACTTTAGCAACGAGGGCAATCCTGATCCGCGCGCGGATCGAAATGGCATGGCCGCTCTGGACGCCGATCCCGCCAGCATCGGCCCAGCGCCCGATGAGTTCGATTTTGATTATCCATCGACGGCCGCCGCCTACACACATGCCGAAGGCGGTTTTCCCGTCGGCGATCTGAATTGGTTTCCGGATAAAAAAGCCCAGTGGCAGGCCTGGCTCACAACCGGCGTGACCGAATTCCATGCGGTGCATACCCCCGCGATCTTTACGCTGCAGCAGAATCATCCGAATCCGTTTAATCCGGGAACGACCCTGTCTTATCAATTGCAGACCGCCGCAACGGTCCATTTGGCCATCTACAATGCGCTGGGACAGTGGGTAACGACCTTGATCAACCAAAAACGGCAGTCCGCGGGTGCGTATCAGATTTCGTGGAACGGCTTGAATGAGGCCGGACATCAGGCGAGCAACGGGGTCTATATCTGCCGTCTCCAGGCCGATGGACAGGTACAAACCAGAAAAATGGTTATGATGAAATAA